In one window of Acanthopagrus latus isolate v.2019 chromosome 15, fAcaLat1.1, whole genome shotgun sequence DNA:
- the LOC119033389 gene encoding uncharacterized protein LOC119033389 isoform X2: MLQTAMCTTIKHPSSEQAQAAKRYILDKVRSTVSDVVITLKSERHSGSLGPCGYYTARRNSLLQQLTRPLTLSIRGSGFDSLVRDLVFHCMVVANSSRREFQQRVVGHCRHILQFWSDTKRMLKSSEDPDDSEQSLEKTCTSMAQQIQMLDEALMTTVPYQVLDTFLTASSTAEELLSVTRQILVAHSSTQMDLNFVQPLVEDFISSADGIIQVATFVSAVSVDVKSLENVENSRACLTRLRAQIAPLSLELEDNSMQTVQKLHEVCQKWEEESSQLQDALSDVLDVKEFTSVAINEMVNDRHGCDEAYREQSYKLFNAHATNLNCHMKLVIQSVRRHLDRSDDPIYRNGLLVLLKLVQSSQTKVSESVRDMLSCSSLNVEAYTPFSDNVSTAIQHFKVLRQGLDGQQHPHLLSPLREGARQPETSQPCLPVRDTCDLNLDHVRRGSESADLEVTERDSQTEHEEEDEETIEAELSHKYDRDDLKIPAVSDEPRLIHKPLEFDLLPLLYEVVAVTKGKDVTALNQACTGVLELSNWYVQAAKEALAIVDAADRQTLESFRAELVSLTPLLVQTAQETAMSSAMSMESIYRHSTQFSDLINNTRKVLLPVAGTWFHAVYTEMQGNLKAATVKQQLNEVMTLCADTVQLLTSSDLTSQSDGQETFSVLHNKLNKAHNNTRFLVEFSTSVDGQADQLEGLCILWGLSVQILLNSVDKILGTSTAMNQLGPQKQLSVLSENSLRIQEAARLTSLNCRSAYKSKQLTGHQDELKTLTDTYLKSAEELDSMPSVMQLAKSEFFQRHLLIKIRVLSGHLSKANKDYDAALRNIVRAAYFAAEHFRDNDAEDAGKTFENAAESFFQNVKLATKQVEDSLNYIRDPRARSNLRSINDHLSFQISDIISRVRLMVETHYICDTLSLEVQIQCWSAKAHYVVEEIRKQDGIHQEAKEHIMACLQGGAPQDIKEVFASIPHKVKEMEFPSDATVTSWQKGNTERVDAAELKMNMAAVAKYEPENKGKDDGVWRAASKEASCLTSTSLSLKQESDSWDPKDNRIVQVTRKMADTICYMTQYLKKKGPIPNKEAFVTAAKDVISNCQSVTHFIRVITSHCLDKQCTVELSLIVEQILTISNQLNIISSVNAVTPGCKSSDEILVKNAQNLLQTVLRGVHAAETACMTGLKQPEPNSDGAEATALCFQWRRKLEIHRAQQTSNPETDELGLRKTSSHPVAPSLAPPVKVTTTPSKHV; the protein is encoded by the exons ATGCTGCAAACGGCCATGTGCACGACCATCAAACACCCTTCAAGCGAGCAGGCACAGGCTGCCAAGAGATACATTCTGGATAAGGTGCGGAGCACGGTGAGTGATGTTGTCATCACCCTGAAAAGTGAACGCCACAGTGGATCACTGGGTCCATGCGGGTATTACACAGCAAGGAGGAACAGTCTGTTACAGCAACTTACTAGGCCTTTGACTTTGTCAATCCGAGGCAGTGGTTTTGACAGCCTGGTGCGAGATCTTGTGTTCCACTGCATGGTTGTTGCAAACTCTTCTCGAAGAGAGTTTCAGCAGAGAGTGGTGGGTCATTGTCGGCACATCCTGCAGTTCTGGTCAGACACAAAACGAATGCTGAAGTCCTCGGAGGATCCTGATGATTCTGAGCAGAGCCTTGAGAAGACCTGCACTTCGATGGCACAGCAGATCCAAATGCTTGATGAAGCTTTGATGACCACTGTTCCTTATCAAGTCCTGGACACATTCCTCACAGCGTCTTCTACAGCTGAGGAACTCTTAAGCGTGACAAGACAGATCCTGGTTGCACATTCTTCCACACAGATGGATCTGAACTTTGTTCAGCCGCTAGTTGAGGATTTCATATCTTCCGCTGATGGAATAATCCAAGTGGCAACTTTTGTCTCGGCTGTGTCCGTCGATGTGAAGAGTTTGGAGAACGTGGAGAACTCGAGAGCGTGCCTTACCCGACTCAGAGCTCAAATCGCACCGCTTTCACTGGAGCTCGAGGACAATTCAATGCAAACTGTTCAAAAGCTTCACGAGGTGTGTCAGaagtgggaggaagagagtaGTCAGCTTCAGGATGCTCTCAGCGATGTACTGGACGTAAAGGAGTTCACCAGTGTTGCTATTAATGAGATGGTCAATGATCGGCATGGATGCGATGAAGCGTACAGAGAGCAAAGCTATAAACTGTTCAATGCTCACGCGACAAACCTTAACTGTCACATGAAGCTGGTGATTCAGTCAGTGAGGAGGCACTTGGATAGAAGTGATGACCCCATCTACAGGAATGGCCTCCTGGTGCTGTTGAAACTGGTTCAGTCATCTCAAACCAAGGTGAGCGAGTCAGTCAGAGACATGCTTTCGTGTTCAAGTCTAAATGTGGAAGCTTACACACCTTTTTCAGATAACGTGTCCACGGCTATTCAGCATTTTAAAGTTCTCAGACAGGGGCTGGATGGACAACAGCATCCACATCTCCTGAGCCCGCTGCGAGAAGGAGCACGCCAGCCTGAAACCTCACAGCCATGTTTACCAGTCAGAGACACCTGTGATCTGAACCTGGATCATGTGAGAAGAGGCTCTGAGTCTGCTGATTTGGAGGTTACAGAGAGGGATTCCCAAACCgaacatgaggaggaggatgaggaaacCATAGAAGCAGAACTGTCTCATAAATATGACAGAGATGATTTAAAGATCCCAGCTGTCTCCGATGAGCCCAGACTGATCCACAAGCCTCTTGAATTTGACCTTTTACCCCTCCTGTATGAAGTTGTGGCTGTGACTAAAGGGAAAGACGTGACAGCGCTCAACCAAGCCTGCACTGGTGTGCTTGAGCTGTCCAACTGGTACGTTCAGGCTGCGAAAGAAGCCTTGGCCATTGTTGATGCAGCTGACCGTCAGACGCTGGAAAGCTTCCGAGCCGAGCTGGTGTCTCTGACTCCGCTGCTGGTCCAGACAGCTCAAGAGACGGCGATGAGCTCGGCGATGAGCATGGAGAGCATCTacagacacagcacacagtTCTCTGACCTCATCAACAACACCCGAAAGGTTTTACTGCCAGTGGCTGGAACTTGGTTTCATGCTGTTTACACTGAGATGCAGGGAAATCTGAAGGCAGCCACTGTTAAACAGCAACTAAATGAAGTGATGACTCTGTGCGCTGATACGGTCCAGCTCCTGACATCGTCTGATTTAACCTCACAAAGTGACGGTCAAGAAACATTCAGCGTTTTACACAACAAGCTGAACAaagcacacaacaacacaaggtTTCTGGTCGAGTTTTCTACCTCAGTGGATGGACAGGCAGACCAATTAGAGGGGCTCTGTATCCTCTGGGGCCTGTCTGTTCAGATCCTTTTGAATTCTGTTGATAAGATCTTGGGAACATCAACTGCAATGAACCAGCTGGGCCCTCAGAAACAGCTATCAGTGTTGTCTGAGAACTCGCTTCGAATCCAAGAGGCAGCGAGGCTTACAAGCCTGAATTGTAGAAGTGCTTACAAATCCAAACAGTTAACAGGACACCAGGATGAACTGAAGACACTGACTGACACCTATCTCAAATCTGCAGAGGAGCTTGATAGCATGCCGAGTGTAATGCAACTTGCAAAGTCAGAATTCTTTCAGAGACACCTTTTGATTAAAATCAGAGTGCTTTCTGGGCATTTAAGCAAAGCAAATAAAGATTACGACGCAGCACTTAGAAACATTGTCAGAGCTGCTTATTTTGCTGCCGAACACTTTAGAGATAACGATGCGGAGGACGCGGGCAAGACGTTCGAAAACGCAGCAGAATcgttttttcaaaatgtcaaacttgcGACCAAACAAGTCGAGGACTCCTTGAACTACATCCGCGACCCGCGAGCACGGTCTAACCTGAGGTCTATCAACGACCACTTGTCTTTTCAAATCTCAGATATAATCAGCCGGGTGAGGCTCATGGTGGAGACTCACTACATCTGTGACACGCTCAGTCTGGAGGTGCAGATACAGTGCTGGTCGGCTAAAGCTCACTATGTGGTGGAAGAGATCAGGAAGCAGGATGGGATCCACCAAGAGGCTAAAGAGCACATCATGGCTTGTCTACAGGGAGGAGCACCACAGGATATCAAAGAAGTGTTCGCTTCAATCCCACATAAAGTCAAAGAAATGGAATTTCCCTCCGATGCAACAGTGACATCCTGGCAGAAAGGCAACACAGAGAGGGTTGAtgctgcagagctgaagatgaacATGGCAGCTGTGGCcaaatatgaacctgaaaataagggAAAAGAT GATGGTGTATGGCGTGCTGCATCCAAAGAAGCATCTTGCCTGACCTCCACCTCCCTTTCTTTAAAGCAAGAAAGTGACAGCTGGGATCCAAAGGACAACAGAATTGTCCAGGTGACCAGGAAGATGGCTGACACAATCTGTTACATGACCCAGTACTTGAAGAAGAAAGGCCCAATACCG aataaAGAGGCTTTTGTCACTGCGGCCAAAGATGTGATCTCAAACTGTCAGTCAGTAACTCACTTTATCAGAGTGATCACCAGCCACTGCTTGGATAAACAGTGTACGGTCGAACTCTCCCTCATAGTGGAGCAGATTCTCACCATCAGCAACCAGCTCAATATCATCTCCAG TGTCAACGCTGTAACACCTGGATGCAAATCATCTGATGAGATCCTGGTGAAGAACGCACAAAATCTTCTCCAGACGGTCCTGCGTGGGGTCCATGCGGCAGAGACGGCCTGCATGACA GGTTTGAAGCAGCCTGAGCCAAACTCAGACGGCGCAGAGGCCACAGCCTTGTGTTTCCAGTGGCGGAGGAAGCTGGAGATCCATCGAGCCCAGCAGACCTCCAACCCAGAGACTGATGAACTGGGTTTGAGGAAGACCTCATCCCACCCTGTGGCACCCAGCCTTGCCCCGCCAGTTAAAGTGACCACTACCCCCTCAAAACACGTGTAA
- the LOC119033389 gene encoding uncharacterized protein LOC119033389 isoform X1: protein MSSLLDHGLIRTAAVEQVVAPFASHLCHLVLLCDSAEEPEQFSQLEEAAQAVARATENVAAVASRQISETEDAVLHMEMSSLLESVTVSGQHVLLAAQKLSIQPSLAEHREELIAATQNVFLGVVKVLLVDDDATVRRVIAAADCVLECLSELGASSDIKSLLKSFQVFSQALLLLNSLTVERANSLQDHRQTKQLLDCLETLRRCISMLQTAMCTTIKHPSSEQAQAAKRYILDKVRSTVSDVVITLKSERHSGSLGPCGYYTARRNSLLQQLTRPLTLSIRGSGFDSLVRDLVFHCMVVANSSRREFQQRVVGHCRHILQFWSDTKRMLKSSEDPDDSEQSLEKTCTSMAQQIQMLDEALMTTVPYQVLDTFLTASSTAEELLSVTRQILVAHSSTQMDLNFVQPLVEDFISSADGIIQVATFVSAVSVDVKSLENVENSRACLTRLRAQIAPLSLELEDNSMQTVQKLHEVCQKWEEESSQLQDALSDVLDVKEFTSVAINEMVNDRHGCDEAYREQSYKLFNAHATNLNCHMKLVIQSVRRHLDRSDDPIYRNGLLVLLKLVQSSQTKVSESVRDMLSCSSLNVEAYTPFSDNVSTAIQHFKVLRQGLDGQQHPHLLSPLREGARQPETSQPCLPVRDTCDLNLDHVRRGSESADLEVTERDSQTEHEEEDEETIEAELSHKYDRDDLKIPAVSDEPRLIHKPLEFDLLPLLYEVVAVTKGKDVTALNQACTGVLELSNWYVQAAKEALAIVDAADRQTLESFRAELVSLTPLLVQTAQETAMSSAMSMESIYRHSTQFSDLINNTRKVLLPVAGTWFHAVYTEMQGNLKAATVKQQLNEVMTLCADTVQLLTSSDLTSQSDGQETFSVLHNKLNKAHNNTRFLVEFSTSVDGQADQLEGLCILWGLSVQILLNSVDKILGTSTAMNQLGPQKQLSVLSENSLRIQEAARLTSLNCRSAYKSKQLTGHQDELKTLTDTYLKSAEELDSMPSVMQLAKSEFFQRHLLIKIRVLSGHLSKANKDYDAALRNIVRAAYFAAEHFRDNDAEDAGKTFENAAESFFQNVKLATKQVEDSLNYIRDPRARSNLRSINDHLSFQISDIISRVRLMVETHYICDTLSLEVQIQCWSAKAHYVVEEIRKQDGIHQEAKEHIMACLQGGAPQDIKEVFASIPHKVKEMEFPSDATVTSWQKGNTERVDAAELKMNMAAVAKYEPENKGKDDGVWRAASKEASCLTSTSLSLKQESDSWDPKDNRIVQVTRKMADTICYMTQYLKKKGPIPNKEAFVTAAKDVISNCQSVTHFIRVITSHCLDKQCTVELSLIVEQILTISNQLNIISSVNAVTPGCKSSDEILVKNAQNLLQTVLRGVHAAETACMTGLKQPEPNSDGAEATALCFQWRRKLEIHRAQQTSNPETDELGLRKTSSHPVAPSLAPPVKVTTTPSKHV from the exons ATGTCCTCTCTGTTGGACCACGGGTTGATCCGGACAGCGGCggtggagcaggtggtggcACCCTTCGCAAGTCACTTATGCCActtggtgctgctgtgtgacagtgCAGAGGAACCAGAGCAGTTCAGCCAGCTGGAGGAGGCAGCTCAGGCTGTGGCCAGAGCGACAGAGAACGTGGCAGCAGTGGCCTCCAG GCAAATAAGTGAGACAGAGGATGCAGTTCTGCACATGGAGATGTCGTCCCTGTTGGAGTCCGTCACTGTGTCTGGACAACATGTGCTGCTGGCAGCCCAGAAGCTCAGCATCCAGCCCAGTCTGGCCGAGCACAGAGAGGAACTCATCGCTGCTACACAGAACGTCTTCCTGGGAGTTGTCAAA gtTCTGTTGGTGGACGACGATGCTACTGTGAGGAGAGTTATAGCTGCAGCTGATTGTGTTTTGGAGTGCCTCTCTGAGCTTGGCGCGTCCTCAGACATCAAGTCCCTGCTCAAATCTTTCCAGGTGTTTTCTCAGGCTCTGCTTCTCCTCAACAGTCTGACGGTGGAGAGGGCAAATTCCTTACAGgatcacagacaaacaaaacagctccTTGATTGCTTGGAGACCCTGAGGAGGTGCATCTCCATGCTGCAAACGGCCATGTGCACGACCATCAAACACCCTTCAAGCGAGCAGGCACAGGCTGCCAAGAGATACATTCTGGATAAGGTGCGGAGCACGGTGAGTGATGTTGTCATCACCCTGAAAAGTGAACGCCACAGTGGATCACTGGGTCCATGCGGGTATTACACAGCAAGGAGGAACAGTCTGTTACAGCAACTTACTAGGCCTTTGACTTTGTCAATCCGAGGCAGTGGTTTTGACAGCCTGGTGCGAGATCTTGTGTTCCACTGCATGGTTGTTGCAAACTCTTCTCGAAGAGAGTTTCAGCAGAGAGTGGTGGGTCATTGTCGGCACATCCTGCAGTTCTGGTCAGACACAAAACGAATGCTGAAGTCCTCGGAGGATCCTGATGATTCTGAGCAGAGCCTTGAGAAGACCTGCACTTCGATGGCACAGCAGATCCAAATGCTTGATGAAGCTTTGATGACCACTGTTCCTTATCAAGTCCTGGACACATTCCTCACAGCGTCTTCTACAGCTGAGGAACTCTTAAGCGTGACAAGACAGATCCTGGTTGCACATTCTTCCACACAGATGGATCTGAACTTTGTTCAGCCGCTAGTTGAGGATTTCATATCTTCCGCTGATGGAATAATCCAAGTGGCAACTTTTGTCTCGGCTGTGTCCGTCGATGTGAAGAGTTTGGAGAACGTGGAGAACTCGAGAGCGTGCCTTACCCGACTCAGAGCTCAAATCGCACCGCTTTCACTGGAGCTCGAGGACAATTCAATGCAAACTGTTCAAAAGCTTCACGAGGTGTGTCAGaagtgggaggaagagagtaGTCAGCTTCAGGATGCTCTCAGCGATGTACTGGACGTAAAGGAGTTCACCAGTGTTGCTATTAATGAGATGGTCAATGATCGGCATGGATGCGATGAAGCGTACAGAGAGCAAAGCTATAAACTGTTCAATGCTCACGCGACAAACCTTAACTGTCACATGAAGCTGGTGATTCAGTCAGTGAGGAGGCACTTGGATAGAAGTGATGACCCCATCTACAGGAATGGCCTCCTGGTGCTGTTGAAACTGGTTCAGTCATCTCAAACCAAGGTGAGCGAGTCAGTCAGAGACATGCTTTCGTGTTCAAGTCTAAATGTGGAAGCTTACACACCTTTTTCAGATAACGTGTCCACGGCTATTCAGCATTTTAAAGTTCTCAGACAGGGGCTGGATGGACAACAGCATCCACATCTCCTGAGCCCGCTGCGAGAAGGAGCACGCCAGCCTGAAACCTCACAGCCATGTTTACCAGTCAGAGACACCTGTGATCTGAACCTGGATCATGTGAGAAGAGGCTCTGAGTCTGCTGATTTGGAGGTTACAGAGAGGGATTCCCAAACCgaacatgaggaggaggatgaggaaacCATAGAAGCAGAACTGTCTCATAAATATGACAGAGATGATTTAAAGATCCCAGCTGTCTCCGATGAGCCCAGACTGATCCACAAGCCTCTTGAATTTGACCTTTTACCCCTCCTGTATGAAGTTGTGGCTGTGACTAAAGGGAAAGACGTGACAGCGCTCAACCAAGCCTGCACTGGTGTGCTTGAGCTGTCCAACTGGTACGTTCAGGCTGCGAAAGAAGCCTTGGCCATTGTTGATGCAGCTGACCGTCAGACGCTGGAAAGCTTCCGAGCCGAGCTGGTGTCTCTGACTCCGCTGCTGGTCCAGACAGCTCAAGAGACGGCGATGAGCTCGGCGATGAGCATGGAGAGCATCTacagacacagcacacagtTCTCTGACCTCATCAACAACACCCGAAAGGTTTTACTGCCAGTGGCTGGAACTTGGTTTCATGCTGTTTACACTGAGATGCAGGGAAATCTGAAGGCAGCCACTGTTAAACAGCAACTAAATGAAGTGATGACTCTGTGCGCTGATACGGTCCAGCTCCTGACATCGTCTGATTTAACCTCACAAAGTGACGGTCAAGAAACATTCAGCGTTTTACACAACAAGCTGAACAaagcacacaacaacacaaggtTTCTGGTCGAGTTTTCTACCTCAGTGGATGGACAGGCAGACCAATTAGAGGGGCTCTGTATCCTCTGGGGCCTGTCTGTTCAGATCCTTTTGAATTCTGTTGATAAGATCTTGGGAACATCAACTGCAATGAACCAGCTGGGCCCTCAGAAACAGCTATCAGTGTTGTCTGAGAACTCGCTTCGAATCCAAGAGGCAGCGAGGCTTACAAGCCTGAATTGTAGAAGTGCTTACAAATCCAAACAGTTAACAGGACACCAGGATGAACTGAAGACACTGACTGACACCTATCTCAAATCTGCAGAGGAGCTTGATAGCATGCCGAGTGTAATGCAACTTGCAAAGTCAGAATTCTTTCAGAGACACCTTTTGATTAAAATCAGAGTGCTTTCTGGGCATTTAAGCAAAGCAAATAAAGATTACGACGCAGCACTTAGAAACATTGTCAGAGCTGCTTATTTTGCTGCCGAACACTTTAGAGATAACGATGCGGAGGACGCGGGCAAGACGTTCGAAAACGCAGCAGAATcgttttttcaaaatgtcaaacttgcGACCAAACAAGTCGAGGACTCCTTGAACTACATCCGCGACCCGCGAGCACGGTCTAACCTGAGGTCTATCAACGACCACTTGTCTTTTCAAATCTCAGATATAATCAGCCGGGTGAGGCTCATGGTGGAGACTCACTACATCTGTGACACGCTCAGTCTGGAGGTGCAGATACAGTGCTGGTCGGCTAAAGCTCACTATGTGGTGGAAGAGATCAGGAAGCAGGATGGGATCCACCAAGAGGCTAAAGAGCACATCATGGCTTGTCTACAGGGAGGAGCACCACAGGATATCAAAGAAGTGTTCGCTTCAATCCCACATAAAGTCAAAGAAATGGAATTTCCCTCCGATGCAACAGTGACATCCTGGCAGAAAGGCAACACAGAGAGGGTTGAtgctgcagagctgaagatgaacATGGCAGCTGTGGCcaaatatgaacctgaaaataagggAAAAGAT GATGGTGTATGGCGTGCTGCATCCAAAGAAGCATCTTGCCTGACCTCCACCTCCCTTTCTTTAAAGCAAGAAAGTGACAGCTGGGATCCAAAGGACAACAGAATTGTCCAGGTGACCAGGAAGATGGCTGACACAATCTGTTACATGACCCAGTACTTGAAGAAGAAAGGCCCAATACCG aataaAGAGGCTTTTGTCACTGCGGCCAAAGATGTGATCTCAAACTGTCAGTCAGTAACTCACTTTATCAGAGTGATCACCAGCCACTGCTTGGATAAACAGTGTACGGTCGAACTCTCCCTCATAGTGGAGCAGATTCTCACCATCAGCAACCAGCTCAATATCATCTCCAG TGTCAACGCTGTAACACCTGGATGCAAATCATCTGATGAGATCCTGGTGAAGAACGCACAAAATCTTCTCCAGACGGTCCTGCGTGGGGTCCATGCGGCAGAGACGGCCTGCATGACA GGTTTGAAGCAGCCTGAGCCAAACTCAGACGGCGCAGAGGCCACAGCCTTGTGTTTCCAGTGGCGGAGGAAGCTGGAGATCCATCGAGCCCAGCAGACCTCCAACCCAGAGACTGATGAACTGGGTTTGAGGAAGACCTCATCCCACCCTGTGGCACCCAGCCTTGCCCCGCCAGTTAAAGTGACCACTACCCCCTCAAAACACGTGTAA